A genomic region of Anopheles coustani chromosome 3, idAnoCousDA_361_x.2, whole genome shotgun sequence contains the following coding sequences:
- the LOC131271669 gene encoding uncharacterized protein LOC131271669, with protein sequence MIAMATLAAAGAASAPAAASVRADCSSSGVALRNKFFAVVLRKATDALVGIPEPHKRPRRCQCSVLCVEERSGTRKEYKWVKCAPRAEPRKGGADYHKVVGGDRRVGVPIDRGFCSVE encoded by the exons ATGATTGCGATGGCGACACtggcagcagcaggagcagcttcagcgccagcagcagcatccgttCGAGCCGATTGCTCCAGCAGTGGTGTGGCGCTTCGAAATAAATTCTTCGCCGTTGTCTTGCGCAAGGCGACCGACGCTCTCGTTGGAATCCCAGAACCCCACAAACGACCCAGACGATGTCAGTGCTCGGTACTGTGTGTTGAGGAAAGAAGCGGAACGAGAAAAGAATACAAATGGGTTAAGTGTGCCCCAAGAGCAGAGCCCCGGAAAGGTGGAGCCGATTAT CACAAGGTAGTAGGCGGCGATCGTCGTGTAGGGGTACCGATCGATCGTGGGTTTTGCAGTGTGGAGTAG